One genomic window of Acidobacteriota bacterium includes the following:
- a CDS encoding glycosyltransferase family 9 protein yields MFTHLQIADPGERWLVGIADALLSVVAMPGRISRRAPRGPVERVLLFRLERVGDLLMARPAIESVRRFLPDARIDLVVGSWNRALASLIPGIDCVHVLDLPWLARGAASATLADVSAAIRIWRKPRHDLAINFEGDIRSHALMWAAGARRRVGFDMAGGGPLLTDRVTFDPRSHVAANCLRLVARACDRPDGEFIPEPAPLSIPEDIRAEGLRRLGVVPAMPNGLPRPLIGVHVNAGRLVKQWEPAAFSRAAAELARRHEAAIVLSGSDDDRPIVDEVKAGLPPDVTVIDLVGRLDLVQLAAVFQRLQLVLSVDTGPMHLAAAVGTPVVGVFGPSDPRRWGPIGPSVVTVRIDLPCSPCNRIRHPPTRCVGHIPDCLMGVTAEQVIDAAEMLLRRT; encoded by the coding sequence ATGTTCACACATCTCCAGATCGCCGACCCCGGAGAGCGATGGCTTGTGGGCATTGCTGATGCCTTGTTGTCCGTGGTCGCGATGCCCGGGCGGATCTCGAGGCGGGCGCCACGCGGCCCGGTCGAGCGGGTTCTCCTGTTCCGTCTGGAACGCGTGGGCGATCTCCTCATGGCCAGGCCGGCGATCGAGTCGGTCAGACGCTTTCTACCCGACGCACGAATCGATCTGGTCGTGGGCAGTTGGAATCGAGCGCTGGCTTCTCTGATACCCGGCATCGATTGCGTGCACGTGCTCGACCTCCCCTGGCTCGCCCGCGGCGCTGCGTCGGCGACGCTGGCGGACGTGTCAGCGGCAATCAGGATCTGGCGGAAGCCGCGTCATGATCTCGCCATCAATTTCGAGGGAGACATTCGCAGCCACGCGCTGATGTGGGCTGCCGGAGCAAGGCGCCGCGTCGGATTTGACATGGCCGGCGGCGGTCCCCTGTTGACGGATCGGGTGACGTTCGACCCGCGCTCACACGTGGCGGCCAATTGCCTGCGGCTGGTGGCGCGAGCGTGCGATCGGCCAGACGGCGAATTCATCCCCGAGCCGGCACCGCTCTCGATTCCTGAGGATATTCGGGCCGAAGGATTGCGACGCCTCGGTGTGGTACCGGCAATGCCGAACGGACTTCCCCGGCCGCTCATCGGCGTTCACGTGAACGCGGGCCGGCTCGTCAAGCAATGGGAGCCCGCAGCGTTCTCACGCGCGGCGGCTGAACTGGCCCGCCGGCACGAGGCGGCGATCGTGCTGAGCGGCAGCGATGATGACCGCCCGATTGTCGACGAAGTGAAGGCTGGGCTGCCCCCAGACGTGACGGTGATCGACCTGGTGGGAAGGCTGGATCTGGTTCAACTGGCGGCGGTGTTTCAGCGCCTGCAACTCGTGCTGAGCGTGGACACCGGGCCCATGCATCTGGCTGCCGCCGTCGGAACGCCCGTCGTCGGCGTGTTCGGACCGTCGGATCCGCGGCGATGGGGCCCGATCGGGCCGTCCGTGGTCACTGTCCGGATCGACCTGCCGTGCAGCCCGTGCAATCGCATCCGGCACCCGCCGACACGATGCGTCGGCCACATCCCCGATTGCCTG